Genomic window (Pirellulaceae bacterium):
TGGGCATCTTCTTTGACTTTTTCTTTATCAATATGCATTTCGACATTGGTATTTCCCTGCTGGTCTTCACCGGAAACGGTAAACCAGCCGCGCCCGTAGCCGACTGCAAAGATGACCAAGCCAATTACAACGACAGTTCCAAGCAACTTACGCATCGATGGACTCCAAACTAAACGAATCATCTTAAACGGGAACAAAGTGGTCAGCTTTTCGTTGTTAATTGCACCTGATCGAGATGCAGAAAAGACGGCCAGCCTGATTGACGATGCGATAAGCCTAACCGGAATCCGGACTGTGAACCACATCGATGTAACCTCGGGGCCGACCCGCAGGTCAATCCGCCGTTTTTCACGGTACAATGGGGGGTATATCCCCACTGTTTGAGGAGCTTTCTCGATGACCAGCCAACGAGTCCGATTTGCCTTGGCAAGCCTGTTGATCTTGCTGCCTATCAAGGGTGCCTTCGCCCAGAAGCACGTGATGTTCGATACACTTCAAAGCCGTGACGCGGAACTTTGGGACACTGCCTTGCAGATCTGGGAGTGGGCCGAACCGGGTTATCAGGAAACACAATCCGCCAAACTTCTCGCTTCCCTGTTAGAATCCGCCGGATTTCGTATCGATCAGGGTGTCGCCCAGATTCCGACGGCATTCACGGCCGAATTCGGCAAGGGTCAGCCGATCATTGGCATCTTGGGCGAATTCGACGCCTTACCCGGATTGTCACAAGTCGCCGAACCCCAGCGTAAGCCGCGTCAAGGAGCCAGCTACGGTCACGGTTGCGGACATCACCTCTTCGGTGTGGCCTCCGCTGCGGCCGCCATCGCCGTTGCCGACCGCATCCAGGCAGGTGATTTAAAGGGGACGGTTCGCTTCTATGGCTGCCCGGCCGAGGAGGGAGGCGGTGCCAAGGTTTTCATGGTCCAGCAGGGACTGTTCGACGATTGCAATGCGGTCCTCCATTGGCACCCCAGCAGCAAGAACACGGCCGGTGATCGCAGTTCGCTAGCCCGCATTGCCGTCAAGTTCCGCTTTCGAGGCAAGAGTGCTCATGCGGCCGGCGCCCCGGATCAAGGGCGATCGGCCTTGGATGCGGTCGAATTAACGAATCATGCGGCCCAGCTCCTGCGAGAACACACACCCGATTTGTCTCGCATCCACCACGTGATTACCGCCGGCGGATCGGCTCCCAATGTGGTCCCTGATTTTTCGGAGGTCTACTACTACGTAAGACATCCTCGAGCAGAAGTCGTCGGTCCTTTATATGAGCGTCTCGAGTTGTGCGCAAAAGCCGGTGCACTCGCCACAGAGACAGAATTGGAAATCGATCACCAGGGCGGCATTCGCGAGATCCTGCCAAACAATGCGTTGACTCGGATCAGCATGGCAAATCTGAGAAAGCTGAATGATTTAGCGTATAACGAAGAAGACGAGAAATTCGCAGTTCGTCTGCAACAGTCACTCAGCCAACAGCCAGCTCTGGAAGAGATCCAAGATGTTGTCGACCAAAGCGGCACGGTCGGCATGGGATCAACCGATGTTGGCGATGTTTCCTGGGTCGTACCCACCACGGGATTTACAACGGCCTGTTGGGTGCCAGGCACTCCGGCGCATTCCTGGCAAGCCGTCGCGTGTGGGGCAACGCCCATCGCCCGAAAAGGAATGAACCTGGCAGCTCGTGTTTTGGCGGCAACTGCCTGGGATCTGTTCCTACAACCCGAGGTTCTCGCGGCTGCCAAAGAAGAACACCGATCACGCGTCGGCAACCAGAAATACCAATCCCTCATGCGACCGGGTCAAAAGCCGCCGCTCACTTATCGCGATCCTCCGCAACCCTAACGAGCTTAAGACTGAGTCCCTCAGGACATGCTCAGAACAGAACGGACGAACCTCGTGAGCGAAACGGTTGACGATCCAGATGACGGCAGCACGCGCCGACGTTGTTACGTCTGTTTTCGTCCAGAGAATCTCTGTTTTTGCGATGCCATTCCGCGAATCAACAACCGCACATCCATCTTGATTCTGCAACATGCTCGTGAAAGATTCCACCCGTTCAACACAGCTCGAATCGTCAAACAGGCACTCGCAAATTCTCAATTACTAGTGGATCGAACAGAGAACCTCGCCACCGCTCAACTCCCGTTTCTTGACCAAGCTGGTCTCTTGTACCCCGGTCGTGATGCACCGGTGTTATCCGATGTGGCCGTGTCAGAACGGCCTCGCCAACTAGTAATCATCGATGGCACTTGGCATCAGGCCAAAACATTAGTTCGAGACATTCCACGATTATCAGAATTACCCTGTTATCGGTTGGCTCCCGACTCGCCGGGTCGTTATCGCATTCGACGCGAACCGAATGCAACGTCGCTTTCGACTCTCGAAGCCACGGTGGCGGCGCTCAAAGTCTTAGAACCCGAGACGCAGGGTCTCGACCAACTTGTGTCCGCTTTCAATACGATGATCGAACAGCAACTGGCCGTACCAAAAGTAGCGACGAGTTGGCGAGTGAATCAACACCGGCGGCGCAATCATGTCAATATCCCTCGGGCAATCTCGCACAGCTTGGACCACGTAGTCGTTGCGTACGGGGAATCATCGGCCGGACAACCAGGGCAAGCTCGCAGACCACGGCCGCCTGTTTATTGGGTCGCCGAAAGAATAGGATCCGGTGAGCGCTTTGAGGCGGCGATTCAATCCGACAAGAGTAACAGCGACCCGTTTCTCACTCATCTTAAGTTGACGGCCGAGCAGTTCAAATCCGCGGTAACCGCCGAAGAATTCCGCAGCCACTGGGAGAATTTCTTGCAACCCGAAGATACGCTGGCCGTTTACCACCAAAGCAGCGTACAATTACTCAAAAATATCGGTGGCAAGGTTGTCAGATGCCACGTTTTGAAATCGGTCGATTTCACCAACCATCGCGGCACGTTGGAAGAAATCATACATGCAGAAGGAATTGTAAGTGGCCCAATCCATCATGCCGGACGCGCCGGCGAGCGACTCGCCAAGGCTGTCGCATTGGTCCGCCACCTTCGCGAAATGGCCCAAGCAGATTGTGGCCTGCCTGACAACTAAAAATCATTTTATCGAGGGGCCAACACCCTTTGCACTTATCGGATTTTCAAATTAGCATGCGAACCTTTTCCCAATCCGCCACGCCGGCTGGCGGAAAACAATCATGATCGCAATCAATCGCCCCAACTCCGACAGCAATCAAGATCGACCGAGCCTCGAACCAGGGCAACTTATCCGCCATCGCCGATACGGATACCGAGGCGTCATCGTCGATTTCGACGAATCTTGCCAAGCCGACCAAACTTGGTATCACAAGAACCAAACGCAACCAAATCGGAATCAACGCTGGTACCATATCTTGGTCGACGGCACTGCAACTTGCACCTACGCCGCCGCCGAAAATCTGACCGTTGACTCGAGCCAGTTCCCGATCGATCACCCACTTTTACAACACTTTTTCTGCGGATTTGAAGACGGACGTTACATCCGAAATGAGGTCTCCTGGCCTCAATAGGAGTCTCCCATCAGGCAACGTCTCTTCTTGGAGATTGACCGCCCGATTGGGGACCGCCACAATCGACTGTTCGTTTACTTTTGTTCAAACCCCCAACTGGTTGATTCGTATGATGTTCAATCTTGATCTCGCTTCGACTCGATTCCTATGGGCGACCTTATTGACACTGTCATCCGCCAGCGGGTTGTCCGCCGACGATTTCTCACTCGAAACCCAACAAATCACTCAAGGCCCCGACCACCACTTCTTTGGCTACATTGGCCAAAGCTTGACAACACCCTGGAACGCGAGCGGACGTTACATTCTTTCTTTGCGCACCTCTTTTCATAATCGCATGCCTCATCCGGGTGAAGCGGCAGATGTCGTTCTCATCGATACACAGAATGCCTACCGTGTGAGCCCTATCGAAAAGTCACGTGCCTGGAATTTCCAGCAAGGCACGATGTTCTATTGGCATCCTAAACATCCAGAAACGCAGTTTTTCTTCAACGATCGAGATCCCAACTCCAACACAGTGTTTACCGTGCTCTACGACATTGAACAGCAACGTCGCATCCGCGAATATCGCTTTGAAGACATTTCGGTCGCCAATGGAGGCGTCTCACCGACCGGCGATTTCTTCCTGGCAATCAACTATGGAAGAATGGCCAAGTTACGCCCCGTGACAGGCTATCCGGGAGCCGCTGATCATACGAATAATCTGCCTGCACCCGACAATGACGGCATCTTTCGAGTGGACATCGAGACCGGTAAACAACGTCTGATTGTTTCCTTTGAACAACTGCACAATCTGCTGCAAGATCAAGCTCTTGATGTCAACGATGCCCACTTCTACATCAACCATTCATTGGCCAACCGCACAGGGGAACTGGTCTACTTTTACGCGCGGGCACGGCGGGGCGACTCAACAATGGCCATCAATGTGCCCTGTTCTATCCGCACCGACGGAACCGAACTACGTGCTCACGAATACATTGGCGGACATCCTGAATGGGATCAAGGCACAGTCGTGATCGGATCCAAAGGGAAAAAACAGGTTCGGTACGATGTTCACTCCAGCAAAATCATCGGCCAAATCGCAACACCCCAGATCATCCCGGGCCCTGGGGGCGATGTGTCGCTGTCCGCCGACGGCAACTGGTTCGTTTGCGGATATTCGACAAAGGATCGTCAACAAAATAAATATGTCGTTTACCGTCGATCTGACGGAGCGTTTGCGGCCTCAGAGCCTTTTTCACGCGGCCCCTACCAACGGGGTGAATTGCGCATCGATCCCGCACCACGTTGGAACCGGGACCAATCTAAAATTTTGATTCCAGCTTTCACGCCTGACGGCACGCGGCAATTACAGCTACTTAAGATCAACTAATCAAACACCGATCAACCCAACTCACGCCTAACCAGCCCGACCGGCAACACCTCTAACCGAGGCATTTCGTCAGCTAATCGATGCTCACTGAATCGGCCGGGTTCCAAAGAACTCGCAATGCCTGGGGAATCACCTCTGCGTCAAATGGAGACACACCCTCGACTTCCCCATCCAGATTAAGCGGACTTGCGGCGGCCTCAATCCGCAGCTTGCACACTTGTCGAGATTCAACGAAGGGTAGCTGGAGATGCGAGCCATCAAACACGCGTTGAAAAAACTTTATCATTTGGCTTCGCGTGGCCTTACGAAGAATGACAACATCGACTCGACCATCATCAATCTGGGCATTTGGAGCCATCAACATCTGCTTGCCAGTCGTCTTGGTCACACAAGCAATCACGAATTGAAAATCACCCTCGATCACCTCGTTATCGAGGGTAATTTTCGCGTACCTCGGCCGAGGCCAAGCGATCTCTAACAGGGCCGCAACCGCGTAACGACGCCCTCCCAGCATCCGCAACTTTTCAGCCTTCTGATTGATCGTAGCGATCGCACCCCAGCCAACGATATTCACGCAATAGGTCGTCCGATCGGTTGATTTCACTTCAACCACATCGAGCCAACGAGATTGTGCTGTCAGGATTGCTTTTCCCGAACTGGCAACCGTTGAACAATTAAGATCTTGGTGCAATGTGTTTCCCGTCCCAGCAGGTACGAGACAGATGGGCAACTTCGGCCGTTGCTGTCGAAGCATCAAACCACCGACAACGTCATGCACCGTCCCATCTCCACCAATCACGCAAAGACAATCGTAATCATCCAAACTCAGGTCACGGCAAAGCTCGATCGCGTGTCCCGGATACTGTGTTGGCTGCGAATCGAGCGAAACACCGGCCTTAGATAGTAATTCGCCTAATTCATTCAACACCGATAGACCTTGGCGAGATCCACCTTGTGGATTGACGATTGCAACACATTTTTTGAGAGCCATGTCAACTCCTACCGCTGGGATCTTCACCGAGATGTTAAGTCAAAAAACCGACGGCGCGTAGAGCAATCACCGTGTCTCGCAAATCGTGTCTCGCAAATCGTATCTCGGAAATCGCGTCTCGAGATTAACGTTAGCCTATCGCGGTGACGCATCTCGATCTCACCAACCGGAACCTGTAGAAATGGCTCAAACTACCGTTCCGTTCAATTACTCGGCATCAATTTGCTTTCGCGAAAGGGCGATGCGCTTGCGATCGAGATCAACTTCCAGCACGCGAACTTGCACCACATCACCCACGGAAACGATATCACTCGGATCAGCAACGTAGGTATCGGCCAGTTGAGAAATGTGAATCAAACCGTCTTGGTGCACACCAATATCGACAAAGGCTCCAAATTTCGTCACGTTCGTCACAACACCCTCAAGCCTCATGTCGACCTGCAAGTCCTGCAGTTGGTCGATTCCTTCCGCAAAGCGGGCAACTTTAAACTCGCTGCGCGGGTCACGGCCCGGCTTGGCTAACTCGGAGAGAATGTCTTGGATTGTAGGAAGCCCACTCTTGTCGTCCACGAATTCATTCGCATTCAGCTTTTCAGAGAGCGTCACATTTCCGACGAGCTGCTGTGTATCAGCAGCTAATTTCGTCGCCATCGCTTTGACAATGTAATAACTTTCCGGATGCACGGCCGAGTTATCCAGCGGTTGGCGGCCGTTAAGAATCCTAAGAAAGCCAGCACATTGCTCGAATGCTTTCTTACCAAGCTTGGGCACTGACAGCAGTTCTTGCCGACTCTTAAATCGCCCATTCGCATCGCGATAGTCAACAATTTTCTGAGCCAATTTGGGACCGATTCCCGCTACATGAGCCAGCAACGGCGCACTGGCAAGATTCACATCCACGCCCACCGAATTGACACAAGACTCGACTTCTCGAACAAGAGACTTCTTCAGCAATGTCTGATTGACGTCATGTTGATACTGGCCCACACCAATCGACTTGGGGTCAATCTTCACCAATTCTGCCAATGGATCCTGCAGTCGATGAGCAATGCTGATCGCGCCTCGCACAGTCACGTCCAAATCAGGATATTCGCTGACCGCCAAATCACTAGCGGAATAAATCGATGCGCCCGATTCGCTCACCATGACTTTTGTCACGTCCTTCAAGCTCTCTTCACGCACCAGGGTTGAAACAAAAGTGTCCGTCTCTCTCGAGGCAGTACCATTCCCGATCGAAATCAATTTCACATCGTGCTCGGTAATCAGTTTGCACAAAGTTTTTTTTGCAGCTTCGGTGTCATTACGCGGTGGTGTCGGGTAGATCGTGGCGTGTGCTAAAAACTTTCCCGTACCATCGACAACAGCCACTTTACATCCGGTACGAAAGCCCGGATCAATTCCAACGGTAACCCGGGGCCCGGCTGGCGGTGCCAACAGCAACTCCCTCAGATTTTTCGCAAAGACAATGATCGCATCGCCGTCGGCATCTTCTTTCAATGATTGAACCACCGTCGATTCGGTGGCCGATAACAGCAGGCGTTCATAGCAATCCACTACGGTTTGTCGCAAAGCATCGCAAAACTCAAACTGGTGATTGTGTATCAGCTTTTGTTGCAACTTACGTGTGACATATTGATCATCCAGTTCGAGTGAAATACGCAACAACCCCTCGGCTTCACCTCGTTTCATGGCCAAAAACCGGTGCGATGGAATGCGATTGACCGATTCACGGTGATCGAAATACATTTCGAACTTACTGGCAGCTTCTTTTTTTCCTCGTTTAACATGCGACGCAATCTGACCATCGTTAGTCGCTTGTTCAACAAGCCATTGACGGGTCTCCGCATCTTCCGACCACACCTCCGCGACAATATCGCAGGCACCTCGCAAAGCCGCCTGAGTATCTGGCACGTCGAGTTCTGGACGAACAAACTCTTGCAACACGCTGCCAGTTGAACGATTCAGTTTTTCTTGGTTGAGCAACAGATCGGCCAGTGGTTGCAATCCCTGCTCTCGGGCGACGGTCGCTCGTGTGCGACGTTTAGGTTTGAATGGCAAATACAGCGATTCCAAAGTTTGCTTGTCATTGCATGATTCAATTTGCCTTTGCAATTCCGGCGTCAGAAGCTCCTGTTGGTCGATCGACTTGAGAATTGTTGCTTTTCGATCGGCCAATTCGCGTGCTCTCGACAAAGCGTCTTCCACACTTCGCAAGGCAATTTCGTCCAGCGTTCCAGTCGCTTCCTTTCGATATCGAGCAATAAATGGGATTGTGTTGCCCGAATCCAACAACTCAACGGTCGTGCGAACTGACTTCTCAGAAACACCAACTGCCTTTGCAATCTGCCGAACCACTTTATCCAAATCAAAACAATCAAACTTCTTCGTTACCATTTTGCTTTCCATGCGTCATCTCAGAGCACCTACTAAAAACCGAGACAAGAACCGCCGCGGTCAGCCAGGATTTAAACATGCGGATCACCCCAACGTCTATCCCCTAGTATTCCTGCTCGACCAACCCTTTCGCCGAACAAATCAATAACCCATGCTTCCTGCAAACGCCCCCCCCACCTGATACGACCCGACAGCCGACGATAAAATGAGTACGGAATTCATTTTCACCCCTCCGTCTACGAGGTTACCCCGCATGATTGTCGTCACAAATCGGATACCGGTTGCAAAAGGTCATGAAATTGACTTTGAAGACCGTTTTCGCAACCGAGTCCACTTGGTCGATCAGGCACTTGGATTTATTCGCAATGAGGTCCATCGGCCTAAACCGGCTAAATTCGACCACGAAACGGGTAAGTTCCTCGAAGATCCTGATGCAGAGGGCTTTTACGAGGTAAAAACCTGGTGGAAATCGTTAGACGATTTCACAGCCTGGACGCGCAGTGAAGCTTTCGCCGAAGCCCACGCGAATCGCCCTCCCAAAGAAATGTTCCGAGGACCAAGCAAATTAGATGTTCACGAAGTATTTCTGACCACAGACGAGATTGACGTCTGATCGAGACGATCAACTGTTACCTTCGGCTTTCGAAATCGTCTCGCCAAATGTCTCAGCAAAAATCTCCCATGCCGTCATGAACATTGCCGCCACAGTTGGACCGACAATTAACCCAACCGCGCCGAACGCCGACAGGCCACCAAACGTGCTAATCAGAATCAAGAGATCTGGCATCTGAGTATCACTGCCCACGAGTCGCGGTCTCAACACGTTGTCAATCGTACTGACCACGACAGCGCACCACGCTGCTAGGCCGATGGCTGCGACCGTGTGGCCAGTCACAAAAAGATAAATCACAGCTGGCACCCAAACCAGCGCGGTACCGATCCCTGGAATCACTGAAAAAACTGCCATGATCGTGCCCCAAAACGCAGCCGAATCAATCCCAGCAACAGCAAATCCCAAACCTCCCAACAAACCTTGGATCGCCCCGATCACGAGCGTGCCTTTGATCGTGGCCCGAGTCACGGAACTTCCTTTTTGAATCAACAAGTGCTTAACATCATTCGGTAAAGGGATGTACCCCATCGCCGCGTCTTTGAGTGCGGGACCGCTGCGAAGAAAGAAGAACATAGCGTACAGCATGACAAACAAATGCAGAAAAAAGGCTGCGGTGCCTTGCGTCGCTGCAGTCAGATTACTGAACAATACCTGGCCGATCTTCGCCGCTAATTCGCCCAACTTCCCCATCACCTGCTGAGAAGTTAAATGAACTCGATCGTGTGCGGGAACCCAGGCCGGTAAAGTCGGTTTCCAGTCGTCATCAGCGTCCAAACGATCCTGAATCCAAGGCAGCGCATTTTTGCTCAGGGTAACGCCCTGCTCAGCAACCGTCCCCACGAGTCCCAGCAGGGGCAGCACCACAATCAAGGTGACAATCGCCAATGTCAGCATCGCCGTAATGGTTCGCCGATTACCGCACCAAACCAGTAGCTTTCTATAAAGCGGATGGGTAATTCCACTAAAGACCGCAGCCAAAAACAGCGCGACAAAAAATCCGCGAATCATCCGAAAGAAAATGATTGTGATCGCAAGCGTTAGCAATAAAACAACCGTCTTACGCACTTTGTCTGGGTTGAGTGTGGAATTGTTCATAGACCGAGACCATCAAGATTCTGGGAGCGGGCTGGGGTAAACACCGTCGTCCCCCTATCAAGTCGCAATGTGCAAGAATCGCATCATGTACAGATGATGCCATCACTCACGGAAACGACGTGTTTTCGGGCGGGAGGGGGGGGTTGGCGGAATGACCGGGTTACTATGGTACACTGTTATCCATGATTCGAATGCAGCATTTTTTGCTTTTGTTGG
Coding sequences:
- a CDS encoding amidohydrolase; this translates as MTSQRVRFALASLLILLPIKGAFAQKHVMFDTLQSRDAELWDTALQIWEWAEPGYQETQSAKLLASLLESAGFRIDQGVAQIPTAFTAEFGKGQPIIGILGEFDALPGLSQVAEPQRKPRQGASYGHGCGHHLFGVASAAAAIAVADRIQAGDLKGTVRFYGCPAEEGGGAKVFMVQQGLFDDCNAVLHWHPSSKNTAGDRSSLARIAVKFRFRGKSAHAAGAPDQGRSALDAVELTNHAAQLLREHTPDLSRIHHVITAGGSAPNVVPDFSEVYYYVRHPRAEVVGPLYERLELCAKAGALATETELEIDHQGGIREILPNNALTRISMANLRKLNDLAYNEEDEKFAVRLQQSLSQQPALEEIQDVVDQSGTVGMGSTDVGDVSWVVPTTGFTTACWVPGTPAHSWQAVACGATPIARKGMNLAARVLAATAWDLFLQPEVLAAAKEEHRSRVGNQKYQSLMRPGQKPPLTYRDPPQP
- a CDS encoding DTW domain-containing protein; this translates as MSETVDDPDDGSTRRRCYVCFRPENLCFCDAIPRINNRTSILILQHARERFHPFNTARIVKQALANSQLLVDRTENLATAQLPFLDQAGLLYPGRDAPVLSDVAVSERPRQLVIIDGTWHQAKTLVRDIPRLSELPCYRLAPDSPGRYRIRREPNATSLSTLEATVAALKVLEPETQGLDQLVSAFNTMIEQQLAVPKVATSWRVNQHRRRNHVNIPRAISHSLDHVVVAYGESSAGQPGQARRPRPPVYWVAERIGSGERFEAAIQSDKSNSDPFLTHLKLTAEQFKSAVTAEEFRSHWENFLQPEDTLAVYHQSSVQLLKNIGGKVVRCHVLKSVDFTNHRGTLEEIIHAEGIVSGPIHHAGRAGERLAKAVALVRHLREMAQADCGLPDN
- the hspQ gene encoding heat shock protein HspQ — translated: MIAINRPNSDSNQDRPSLEPGQLIRHRRYGYRGVIVDFDESCQADQTWYHKNQTQPNRNQRWYHILVDGTATCTYAAAENLTVDSSQFPIDHPLLQHFFCGFEDGRYIRNEVSWPQ
- a CDS encoding diacylglycerol kinase family lipid kinase, whose product is MALKKCVAIVNPQGGSRQGLSVLNELGELLSKAGVSLDSQPTQYPGHAIELCRDLSLDDYDCLCVIGGDGTVHDVVGGLMLRQQRPKLPICLVPAGTGNTLHQDLNCSTVASSGKAILTAQSRWLDVVEVKSTDRTTYCVNIVGWGAIATINQKAEKLRMLGGRRYAVAALLEIAWPRPRYAKITLDNEVIEGDFQFVIACVTKTTGKQMLMAPNAQIDDGRVDVVILRKATRSQMIKFFQRVFDGSHLQLPFVESRQVCKLRIEAAASPLNLDGEVEGVSPFDAEVIPQALRVLWNPADSVSID
- a CDS encoding Tex family protein, with translation MVTKKFDCFDLDKVVRQIAKAVGVSEKSVRTTVELLDSGNTIPFIARYRKEATGTLDEIALRSVEDALSRARELADRKATILKSIDQQELLTPELQRQIESCNDKQTLESLYLPFKPKRRTRATVAREQGLQPLADLLLNQEKLNRSTGSVLQEFVRPELDVPDTQAALRGACDIVAEVWSEDAETRQWLVEQATNDGQIASHVKRGKKEAASKFEMYFDHRESVNRIPSHRFLAMKRGEAEGLLRISLELDDQYVTRKLQQKLIHNHQFEFCDALRQTVVDCYERLLLSATESTVVQSLKEDADGDAIIVFAKNLRELLLAPPAGPRVTVGIDPGFRTGCKVAVVDGTGKFLAHATIYPTPPRNDTEAAKKTLCKLITEHDVKLISIGNGTASRETDTFVSTLVREESLKDVTKVMVSESGASIYSASDLAVSEYPDLDVTVRGAISIAHRLQDPLAELVKIDPKSIGVGQYQHDVNQTLLKKSLVREVESCVNSVGVDVNLASAPLLAHVAGIGPKLAQKIVDYRDANGRFKSRQELLSVPKLGKKAFEQCAGFLRILNGRQPLDNSAVHPESYYIVKAMATKLAADTQQLVGNVTLSEKLNANEFVDDKSGLPTIQDILSELAKPGRDPRSEFKVARFAEGIDQLQDLQVDMRLEGVVTNVTKFGAFVDIGVHQDGLIHISQLADTYVADPSDIVSVGDVVQVRVLEVDLDRKRIALSRKQIDAE
- a CDS encoding antibiotic biosynthesis monooxygenase; this translates as MIVVTNRIPVAKGHEIDFEDRFRNRVHLVDQALGFIRNEVHRPKPAKFDHETGKFLEDPDAEGFYEVKTWWKSLDDFTAWTRSEAFAEAHANRPPKEMFRGPSKLDVHEVFLTTDEIDV
- a CDS encoding AI-2E family transporter yields the protein MNNSTLNPDKVRKTVVLLLTLAITIIFFRMIRGFFVALFLAAVFSGITHPLYRKLLVWCGNRRTITAMLTLAIVTLIVVLPLLGLVGTVAEQGVTLSKNALPWIQDRLDADDDWKPTLPAWVPAHDRVHLTSQQVMGKLGELAAKIGQVLFSNLTAATQGTAAFFLHLFVMLYAMFFFLRSGPALKDAAMGYIPLPNDVKHLLIQKGSSVTRATIKGTLVIGAIQGLLGGLGFAVAGIDSAAFWGTIMAVFSVIPGIGTALVWVPAVIYLFVTGHTVAAIGLAAWCAVVVSTIDNVLRPRLVGSDTQMPDLLILISTFGGLSAFGAVGLIVGPTVAAMFMTAWEIFAETFGETISKAEGNS